The Panulirus ornatus isolate Po-2019 chromosome 5, ASM3632096v1, whole genome shotgun sequence genome includes a window with the following:
- the LOC139748627 gene encoding uncharacterized protein, protein MKVEETHRSGNKCGSTMSALESLVGSLGGSTDENDGDMITAGVTTSGTTCYTNTISDDPLATHDSGDAADLWATNPCTSTLLAASDLTNPLLTNHHLVPTASLQQVTAVSGKSNSISTCTSPSRQSCSCPLCGRHIAQRRSLKQHLMSNFHRLTPIKADSVVKEYLAIVTR, encoded by the exons ATGAAAGTAGAAGAGACTCATAGGTCAGGAAataagt GCGGCAGTACCATGTCAGCTCTGGAGAGTCTCGTCGGCTCATTAGGTGGATCCACTGATGAGAACGATGGGGACATGATTACTGCTGGAGTAACTACCAGTGGAACAACGTGCTACACCAACACGATCTCAGATGACCCTCTAGCCACCCATGACTCAGGTGATGCAGCTGATCTCTGGGCCACTAACCCTTGCACCTCTACTCTGCTTGCTGCCTCTGATCTCACTAACCCCCTGCTGACCAATCACCACCTGGTGCCCACAGCATCTCTACAGCAGGTGACAGCAGTATCAGGAAAGAGCAACAGCATTAGCACGTGTACGTCTCCATCACGTCAGAGCTGTTCCTGCCCACTTTGTGGACGTCACATTgcccagagacggagtttgaaaCAGCACCTAATGTCCAATTTCCATAGACTCACTCCTATTAAAGCTGACAGTGTGGTGAAAGAATACCTAGCTATTGTTACTAGATAA